A region from the Bacteroidales bacterium genome encodes:
- a CDS encoding DUF1080 domain-containing protein, with translation MKTICCTTLILSLFVLTACKQDPVGLGAKAPAGAELLFDGTAESLHENWIYWEGPRFAAEMPIKWEIVEDPVDGGTVMSSDDPAVVDHKYGSADIVTKKEYRDFRLHVEFLIEQPGGNSGVYLQNRYEIQILDGDSTRHGMAAVINEIDSPYYAYNGTGKWNSYDMVFRAARFENGERIEKALVTNYFNGIKVYSNIGINQVWGGANSGIDGGNDGGKGITDTPGGIKLQAEGYSVLYRNIWIKELDLAEADTDF, from the coding sequence ATGAAAACTATTTGTTGTACGACCCTTATTTTGTCTTTATTCGTGTTGACTGCCTGCAAGCAGGATCCTGTTGGACTGGGAGCCAAGGCTCCCGCAGGGGCAGAGCTTCTGTTTGATGGAACCGCCGAATCGCTTCATGAGAACTGGATCTACTGGGAGGGTCCCAGGTTTGCCGCAGAAATGCCTATAAAATGGGAAATTGTGGAGGATCCGGTGGATGGCGGTACGGTCATGAGCAGCGACGATCCCGCGGTGGTGGATCATAAATACGGTTCGGCCGATATTGTGACCAAAAAGGAATACCGCGATTTCCGGCTCCATGTGGAGTTCCTGATCGAACAGCCTGGAGGAAACTCGGGTGTTTACCTGCAGAACCGCTACGAGATCCAGATTCTGGACGGCGATTCGACTCGGCACGGAATGGCCGCGGTGATCAATGAGATCGACTCTCCTTACTATGCCTATAATGGTACAGGGAAATGGAACTCCTATGACATGGTCTTCCGGGCTGCCCGTTTTGAGAATGGGGAACGTATTGAAAAGGCGCTGGTTACCAACTACTTCAATGGCATCAAAGTCTATTCCAATATCGGAATCAACCAGGTATGGGGAGGAGCCAATTCAGGAATCGATGGCGGCAATGATGGCGGCAAAGGGATCACCGACACACCCGGAGGCATTAAGCTGCAGGCCGAGGGGTATTCGGTACTATACCGCAATATCTGGATCAAGGAGCTGGATCTGGCGGAGGCGGATACCGATTTTTAA
- a CDS encoding alcohol dehydrogenase catalytic domain-containing protein: protein MKAMMLTGIRQMEMKEVPAPAILDERDVLIRMKTLGVCGSDIHYYVSGKIGDQVVKYPFTVGHEGAGEVEAVGSAVSRVKPGDRIAIEPAMPCGECDQCRGGRPHTCRKLRFLGCPGQAEGSLSEYIVMPESSCYKIPDHMSFDEAAISEPLAIGLYAVKQSIPMEGARVGILGFGPIGMSVLLPALALGASEVYVSDKIDERLKIARKSGARLTANPDREDVVEKISGQVPELLDVVFECCGQQEAIDNAVDLLKPGGKLMIIGIPEFDRWSFPVDKSRRKELCFQNVRRQNEAVQPALDMMAAGEISVADMTTHRFPFEQSKKAFDLVAAYGDGVMKAMIDFN, encoded by the coding sequence ATGAAAGCAATGATGCTAACGGGCATTCGGCAGATGGAAATGAAAGAAGTGCCTGCTCCGGCCATCCTGGATGAAAGGGATGTACTGATCAGGATGAAGACCCTGGGCGTTTGCGGATCAGATATACATTACTATGTTTCCGGAAAGATCGGCGATCAGGTGGTTAAGTACCCTTTTACTGTTGGACATGAAGGAGCAGGCGAGGTGGAGGCTGTTGGAAGTGCCGTTAGCCGGGTAAAGCCGGGCGACCGGATTGCCATCGAGCCTGCCATGCCCTGCGGAGAATGCGACCAGTGCAGGGGAGGGCGGCCACATACCTGCCGGAAGCTGCGCTTTCTGGGTTGTCCCGGTCAGGCCGAAGGTTCTCTTTCCGAATATATCGTAATGCCTGAAAGCAGCTGCTACAAAATACCGGACCATATGAGCTTTGATGAAGCTGCCATTTCGGAGCCCCTGGCCATTGGCCTGTATGCGGTGAAGCAGTCGATCCCCATGGAGGGAGCCAGAGTGGGGATCCTGGGATTCGGCCCTATTGGAATGAGTGTTCTGCTGCCTGCCCTGGCCTTGGGTGCCAGTGAGGTGTATGTAAGCGATAAGATAGATGAACGCCTGAAAATTGCCCGGAAAAGCGGCGCCCGGTTAACGGCCAATCCCGACCGGGAAGATGTGGTGGAAAAGATATCCGGGCAGGTACCGGAGCTTCTGGACGTGGTATTTGAGTGCTGTGGCCAGCAGGAAGCCATCGATAATGCTGTGGATCTGCTGAAACCAGGAGGAAAGCTGATGATCATCGGGATCCCGGAATTTGATCGCTGGTCCTTTCCGGTGGATAAATCGCGGCGTAAAGAACTTTGCTTCCAGAATGTGAGAAGGCAGAACGAAGCCGTGCAACCCGCCCTGGATATGATGGCCGCAGGCGAGATATCCGTGGCTGACATGACCACTCACCGCTTTCCCTTTGAACAGAGCAAGAAGGCCTTTGACCTGGTGGCGGCTTACGGGGACGGGGTCATGAAGGCAATGATTGATTTTAACTAA
- the xerD gene encoding site-specific tyrosine recombinase XerD — MDWQGIIKEFEGFLKLEKGLSPNSRAAYLSDIARLQLYLDSSGNDLAPEELEPEHLSRFLAWISELGLSARSQARILSGIKAFYRYLLMEEIIEKDPTALLEGPRLGSKLPEVLTVAEIDRMLEKIDLSKPQGRRNKAMLETLYSCGLRVTELVGLQISGIFRAEGFIRVIGKGDKERLVPFSQRALKEIDLYLIDRNSLPIQPGHKDILFLNRRGRKLTRNMVFTIIRELAGDAGIQKTVSPHTFRHSFATHLVEGGADLRAVQEMLGHESITTTEIYTHLDREYLRDAILSFHPRSR, encoded by the coding sequence ATGGACTGGCAGGGGATCATAAAGGAGTTTGAAGGGTTCCTGAAGCTGGAGAAGGGCCTGTCGCCCAACTCCCGGGCAGCCTATCTGTCCGATATTGCCAGACTGCAGCTTTATCTGGATAGTTCCGGGAACGACCTTGCACCGGAAGAGCTGGAGCCTGAACATCTGAGCCGTTTCCTGGCCTGGATCAGTGAGCTGGGACTATCAGCCAGAAGTCAGGCCCGGATTCTTTCAGGGATAAAGGCTTTCTACCGCTACCTGCTGATGGAAGAGATCATAGAGAAGGATCCCACGGCCTTGCTGGAAGGTCCCAGACTGGGAAGTAAACTGCCGGAGGTGCTTACGGTGGCCGAGATAGACCGGATGCTGGAAAAGATCGATCTAAGCAAACCCCAGGGGCGCCGGAACAAGGCCATGCTGGAGACCCTTTACAGCTGCGGTCTGCGTGTTACGGAGCTGGTGGGCCTGCAGATTTCGGGAATATTCCGGGCCGAAGGCTTTATCCGGGTTATCGGGAAAGGGGATAAGGAGCGGCTGGTCCCTTTCAGTCAGCGCGCCCTGAAAGAGATCGATCTTTACCTGATCGACCGGAACTCTCTCCCCATACAGCCGGGACACAAGGATATACTCTTCCTGAACCGAAGGGGAAGGAAACTCACCCGGAACATGGTATTTACGATCATCAGGGAGCTTGCCGGGGATGCGGGCATTCAGAAAACGGTGAGCCCCCATACTTTCCGGCACTCCTTTGCCACCCACCTGGTGGAGGGGGGAGCCGACCTGCGGGCCGTTCAGGAGATGCTTGGTCACGAATCGATTACCACCACCGAGATCTACACCCACCTGGACAGGGAGTACCTGCGTGATGCCATTCTCAGTTTTCACCCCCGCTCCAGGTAG
- a CDS encoding SDR family oxidoreductase: MKALFIGGTGNISRACSELALASGFELTILSRGQRGHSTLSEAGFIQVDINNVQEVRTLLKGKHFDVVVNFIAYTPSDIERDIQLFSANCDQYIFISSASVYQKPPSHPVITESTPLANPYWDYSRDKIACEELLMKAYRENGFPATVVRPSHTYETVIPVAIGSWEDFTIIDRMRKGGTVIIHGDGTSLWTITHSRDFAKGFVGLMGHMQAIGHSFHITSDELLNWNQIYQSVAEAAGAELKAVHVSSELIFRVADTMGQEWMRGNLMGDKAHSVIFDNTKIKRFVPGFVATIPFREGIKKTVEWFDDHPDRISIHKENNRLMDAILDACPG; encoded by the coding sequence ATGAAAGCACTTTTCATTGGCGGGACCGGGAATATTTCCAGGGCTTGTTCAGAACTTGCACTTGCCAGCGGCTTTGAACTGACGATTCTGAGCAGGGGGCAGAGAGGCCACAGCACTTTGTCAGAGGCCGGATTTATCCAAGTCGACATTAACAACGTTCAAGAGGTGAGGACCTTACTAAAAGGAAAACACTTCGATGTGGTGGTTAATTTCATTGCCTATACTCCCTCCGACATAGAACGGGATATTCAGCTTTTCTCTGCCAACTGTGACCAGTATATTTTTATCAGTTCAGCTTCCGTTTACCAGAAACCTCCCAGCCATCCTGTTATTACAGAATCCACGCCCCTGGCCAATCCCTACTGGGACTATTCCCGGGATAAAATTGCATGCGAGGAGCTTCTGATGAAGGCATACCGTGAAAATGGATTTCCCGCTACCGTTGTAAGACCTTCCCACACCTATGAGACCGTGATTCCCGTGGCCATAGGAAGCTGGGAGGATTTTACCATTATCGACCGGATGAGAAAAGGAGGTACGGTGATCATACACGGGGACGGGACCTCCCTTTGGACCATCACTCATTCGCGGGATTTTGCAAAGGGATTTGTGGGCCTGATGGGCCATATGCAAGCCATCGGTCACAGTTTTCACATCACCTCCGATGAGCTGCTGAACTGGAACCAGATCTACCAGTCCGTGGCTGAAGCTGCAGGCGCGGAACTAAAAGCTGTGCATGTCTCCTCCGAACTCATTTTCAGGGTGGCGGATACGATGGGACAGGAATGGATGCGCGGAAACCTGATGGGTGATAAAGCCCACAGTGTCATTTTTGATAATACAAAAATAAAGCGTTTTGTTCCCGGATTTGTTGCCACCATCCCCTTCAGGGAGGGAATTAAGAAAACTGTGGAGTGGTTTGACGATCATCCCGACCGGATCAGTATCCATAAAGAGAACAACAGGCTAATGGATGCCATCCTGGATGCCTGCCCGGGCTGA
- a CDS encoding PIG-L family deacetylase codes for MKNILITLILAALPLAVMGQPEQPVEQWTGKTILLIGAHPDDDSYSMGTLGMLNANGNEVYIVILTTGNVGTQDPDLGMMDLALIRKQEEQAALATMGIPTDHYINLGYDDGMLEYEDTKEVVAKLVRMIRKIKPDVLFSFDPGKGSVRWHKADHRASAQLSADAARAAMWPLMFQGQITVEGLEAHTIPEYMLYDSAEEDKNTWVDISEWEERKVEALMKYVSQFSSGWSDYKGPEMSPEEEKEVKAALSEWIHEKKDGKPMEGFRHYKGLPDDLGR; via the coding sequence ATGAAGAACATTCTGATTACCCTGATCCTGGCAGCCCTGCCCCTGGCTGTCATGGGACAACCCGAACAGCCGGTCGAGCAATGGACCGGAAAGACCATTCTGTTGATCGGGGCTCATCCCGATGATGACTCTTATTCCATGGGAACCCTGGGCATGCTGAATGCCAATGGGAACGAGGTCTATATCGTAATACTAACCACCGGAAATGTGGGAACGCAGGATCCCGACCTGGGGATGATGGACCTGGCCCTGATCCGCAAGCAGGAGGAGCAGGCAGCCCTGGCCACCATGGGTATTCCCACCGATCACTATATCAATCTGGGTTATGACGATGGCATGCTGGAATACGAGGATACGAAAGAGGTGGTTGCCAAGCTGGTGAGGATGATCCGTAAAATCAAGCCGGATGTTCTTTTCTCCTTCGATCCGGGAAAGGGAAGTGTGCGCTGGCACAAGGCCGACCACCGGGCTTCTGCTCAGCTTTCGGCCGATGCCGCCCGGGCGGCCATGTGGCCCCTGATGTTCCAGGGACAGATTACGGTGGAGGGACTCGAGGCCCACACCATCCCGGAATACATGCTCTACGATTCGGCCGAAGAGGATAAAAATACCTGGGTGGATATCTCAGAATGGGAGGAGCGAAAAGTGGAGGCCCTGATGAAATATGTAAGCCAGTTCAGCTCCGGATGGTCCGATTACAAGGGTCCCGAGATGTCGCCTGAGGAAGAGAAAGAAGTGAAAGCAGCTCTGAGCGAATGGATTCACGAGAAAAAGGACGGGAAGCCCATGGAAGGCTTCCGTCACTACAAAGGCCTTCCCGACGATCTTGGCAGATAA